A window of the Mesorhizobium opportunistum WSM2075 genome harbors these coding sequences:
- a CDS encoding flagellin — protein sequence MSSIMTNAAALTALQSLNATQKNLDTTQSRISTGYRVSQASDNAAYWSIATTMRSDNQAMSTVSDALGLGASKVDTAYTGMDSAITTINQIQQKLTASYGQTDASKEKTQVEIAALQKQLKAYADGATFSGTNMLSVNSGTATTAADVKVVSAFNRSSAGAVSISTIDVNVESIKLYEAGASATAKGILDTDRLGISGVAAAASAPTLGAAAAATDTYSVASLKIFSGTTAASDTQIAQMMTVVDAALKDMTNAATKLGAAKSSIDLQKTFTSSLMDSIDRGVGQLVDADMNKESTRLQALQVQQQLGVQALSIANGSSQSILSLFRG from the coding sequence ATGTCCAGTATCATGACGAACGCCGCTGCGTTGACCGCGCTGCAGAGCTTGAACGCCACCCAGAAGAACCTCGACACCACCCAGTCCCGCATCTCGACGGGTTATCGCGTCTCCCAGGCTTCGGACAACGCCGCTTACTGGTCGATCGCTACCACGATGCGCTCCGACAACCAGGCCATGTCCACCGTTTCGGACGCGCTCGGCCTCGGCGCTTCGAAGGTCGACACCGCCTACACCGGCATGGACAGCGCGATCACGACCATCAACCAGATCCAGCAGAAGCTGACTGCATCTTACGGCCAGACGGATGCGTCGAAGGAAAAGACCCAGGTCGAAATCGCCGCTCTTCAGAAGCAGCTGAAGGCCTACGCCGACGGCGCCACCTTCTCGGGTACCAACATGCTGTCGGTAAACAGCGGCACGGCCACCACGGCCGCCGACGTCAAGGTCGTTTCGGCCTTCAATCGCAGCTCCGCCGGCGCGGTTTCGATCTCCACGATCGACGTGAACGTGGAAAGCATCAAGCTGTATGAAGCCGGTGCTTCGGCGACCGCCAAGGGTATCCTCGACACCGACCGCCTCGGCATCAGCGGTGTTGCCGCAGCGGCCTCGGCCCCGACCCTCGGCGCTGCCGCGGCGGCCACCGATACCTATTCGGTCGCCTCGCTGAAAATCTTCTCGGGCACCACGGCCGCCAGCGACACCCAGATCGCGCAGATGATGACCGTCGTCGATGCCGCGCTCAAGGACATGACGAACGCCGCCACCAAGCTCGGCGCCGCCAAGAGCTCCATCGATCTGCAGAAGACCTTCACCTCGAGCCTGATGGACTCTATCGACCGCGGTGTCGGCCAGCTCGTCGACGCCGACATGAACAAGGAATCGACCCGCCTCCAGGCCCTGCAGGTCCAGCAGCAGCTCGGCGTCCAGGCGCTGTCGATCGCCAACGGTTCGTCGCAGTCGATCCTGTCGCTCTTCCGCGGCTGA
- a CDS encoding MotE family protein: MPMILSLSPHERRRSGAILLATAALAAMSFSGSARGEDTVRQVLPGAQPAVAPQQLTRQKAPDQSEIERFCSNIADAARDRRYALQAEELKQLQAGIDERMKALDAKKAEYETWLKRREVFLARAEDGVVKIYAGMKPDAAAERLAIVNADLAAAILMKLDSRKASVILNEMDQKAAAALTGIMASAARRVDPS, encoded by the coding sequence ATGCCGATGATCCTTTCCCTCTCACCCCATGAAAGACGCCGCTCCGGCGCGATCCTGCTCGCCACAGCTGCCCTTGCGGCCATGTCCTTTTCCGGCAGCGCGCGCGGCGAGGACACCGTTCGCCAGGTTCTGCCCGGAGCGCAGCCCGCCGTGGCGCCACAGCAATTGACACGGCAGAAGGCACCGGACCAAAGCGAGATCGAGCGCTTTTGCTCAAACATAGCCGATGCCGCCCGTGACCGCCGCTATGCCTTGCAGGCCGAGGAGCTGAAGCAGCTCCAGGCCGGCATCGACGAGCGCATGAAGGCTCTGGACGCAAAGAAGGCCGAATACGAGACCTGGCTGAAGCGGCGCGAGGTCTTCCTGGCCCGGGCAGAGGACGGCGTCGTCAAGATCTATGCCGGCATGAAGCCCGATGCGGCGGCCGAGCGCCTGGCAATCGTCAACGCCGACCTCGCCGCGGCCATCCTGATGAAGCTCGATTCACGCAAGGCCAGCGTCATCCTCAATGAAATGGACCAGAAGGCGGCGGCGGCGCTCACCGGCATCATGGCCAGCGCAGCTCGAAGGGTAGACCCGTCATGA
- the fliF gene encoding flagellar basal-body MS-ring/collar protein FliF has protein sequence MPEQIQSIISNLRGFGVKRLAMLAGIAVLVMGVIGIASVYLNRPAYDTLYVGLDRSDVNQIGLVLGEAGIGFDVGADGTSVLVPAGTTAQARMLLAEKGLPTSANAGYELFDNVGAMGLTSFMQQITRVRALEGEIARTIQSIAGIKAARVHIVMSERANFRRDEQQPSASVVIRYAGIDAEKSAMSIRHLVAAAVPGLSADKVTVLDSNGNLLAAGDDPSNTSAARTLGVEQTVEAQIGDNIRRALTPYLGPDNFRASVKAEVNTDTRQTEETIFDPNSRVERSVQSVRANENSNQKQASTPASVEQNLPETQAASTEGPQTSSANDRKEEITNYEINSKKIATVSNGYTVTKMSIAVVVNQDRLKTILGKDATPEQIAKRVAEIQKMVSSATGFDDKRGDVIDVSAVEFIDGLDGEAVPQAGMLDSIGQHAGTLINAGAFIVVVFLVAFFGLRPMAAALTAKATPTPAISGPNFDEVQRSLPTPEAAASANAAVGALPSARPGATPLDDLRQKIRPAPQERLARMVDINEERTAQILRKWAAQEVAA, from the coding sequence GTGCCGGAACAGATCCAGAGCATCATCTCGAATCTCCGCGGTTTTGGTGTGAAGCGCCTCGCCATGCTTGCGGGCATCGCCGTGCTGGTGATGGGCGTCATCGGCATCGCCTCGGTCTATCTCAACCGCCCTGCCTACGACACGCTCTATGTCGGGCTCGATCGCTCCGACGTGAACCAGATCGGGCTGGTGCTGGGCGAGGCCGGCATCGGCTTCGACGTCGGTGCCGACGGAACCTCCGTGCTGGTGCCGGCCGGCACCACGGCGCAGGCACGCATGCTGCTCGCCGAAAAGGGCCTGCCCACCAGCGCCAATGCTGGCTACGAACTGTTCGACAATGTCGGCGCGATGGGCCTCACCTCCTTCATGCAGCAGATCACTCGCGTGCGTGCGCTCGAAGGCGAGATCGCCCGCACCATCCAGTCCATCGCAGGCATCAAGGCGGCGCGCGTCCACATCGTCATGTCCGAACGCGCCAACTTCCGCCGCGACGAGCAACAGCCCTCGGCATCGGTCGTCATCCGCTATGCCGGCATCGACGCCGAGAAAAGCGCCATGTCGATCCGCCATCTCGTCGCCGCCGCCGTGCCGGGCCTGTCGGCCGACAAGGTGACGGTGCTTGATTCCAACGGCAATTTGCTGGCCGCGGGCGATGATCCGTCCAACACCAGTGCTGCCCGCACGCTCGGCGTCGAGCAGACGGTGGAGGCACAGATCGGCGACAACATCCGCCGCGCGCTCACCCCCTATCTCGGCCCGGACAATTTCCGCGCCAGCGTCAAGGCCGAGGTCAACACCGACACCCGCCAGACCGAAGAAACCATTTTCGACCCGAATTCCCGCGTCGAACGCTCCGTGCAGTCGGTGCGGGCCAACGAAAACAGCAACCAGAAGCAGGCTTCGACCCCGGCCAGCGTCGAGCAGAACCTGCCGGAGACCCAGGCGGCCAGCACCGAGGGTCCGCAGACCTCTTCGGCGAACGACCGCAAGGAGGAGATCACCAATTACGAGATCAACTCCAAGAAGATCGCCACTGTCTCAAATGGCTACACCGTCACCAAGATGTCGATCGCCGTCGTCGTCAACCAGGACCGGCTGAAAACGATCCTGGGCAAGGACGCAACGCCGGAGCAGATCGCCAAGCGCGTCGCCGAGATCCAGAAGATGGTGAGTTCGGCCACCGGTTTCGACGACAAGCGCGGCGACGTCATCGACGTCTCGGCGGTCGAGTTCATCGATGGGCTGGACGGCGAGGCGGTTCCGCAAGCTGGAATGCTCGATTCCATCGGCCAGCATGCCGGCACGCTGATCAATGCCGGTGCCTTTATCGTCGTGGTATTCCTGGTCGCCTTCTTCGGCCTGCGGCCGATGGCGGCCGCGCTGACGGCAAAGGCGACGCCGACGCCCGCCATATCCGGCCCCAACTTCGATGAGGTCCAGCGCTCGTTGCCGACACCGGAGGCAGCCGCTTCAGCCAATGCCGCCGTCGGCGCCTTGCCCAGTGCAAGGCCCGGCGCCACCCCGCTCGACGATCTTCGCCAGAAAATCAGGCCCGCGCCGCAGGAGCGGCTTGCCCGCATGGTCGACATCAACGAGGAACGCACCGCGCAGATCCTGCGCAAATGGGCGGCCCAGGAAGTCGCGGCCTAG
- a CDS encoding flagellin, producing the protein MASIMTNAAALTALQSLNATNKSLEQTQSRISTGYRVSEASDNAAYWSIATTMRSDNQALSTVQDALGLGASKVDTAYTGMNNALDAIGKIKTKLLSTVGQTDAAKAKTQTEITALQAQMKSFADSATFSGSNFLSVTSKQVAGNNDGVQPDAHIVSSFNRSSSGAISLGTIDINVESTKLFDSGLAADVKNQGTLDRQTSVYSTAADQAQYDSAYAAALATGGTDIAANAAGQAAVTNTTPTKIDNVSAFNLDITASGVTDDIITQMIGKIDNVMSQLTDQATILGAAKSSIDLQKTFTQSLMDSIDRGVGQLVDADMNKESTRLQALQVQQQLGIQSLSIANSSSQSILSLFKNG; encoded by the coding sequence TTGGCGAGCATCATGACAAACGCTGCGGCGTTGACAGCACTTCAAAGCCTTAACGCCACCAACAAGTCGCTCGAGCAGACGCAGTCGCGGATTTCGACGGGCTACAGGGTCTCCGAGGCCTCCGACAACGCCGCCTACTGGTCGATCGCCACGACGATGCGCTCCGACAACCAGGCGCTGTCGACCGTTCAGGATGCGCTCGGTCTCGGCGCCTCGAAGGTCGACACCGCCTACACGGGCATGAACAATGCGCTGGATGCGATCGGCAAGATCAAGACCAAGCTGCTTTCGACCGTTGGCCAGACGGATGCCGCCAAGGCAAAGACGCAGACCGAAATCACGGCGCTCCAGGCGCAGATGAAATCCTTTGCCGATTCCGCAACCTTCTCGGGCTCGAATTTCCTTTCGGTGACGTCGAAGCAGGTCGCCGGGAATAATGACGGCGTCCAGCCCGACGCCCATATCGTGTCCTCGTTCAATCGCTCCTCGTCGGGCGCCATCTCGCTCGGAACGATCGACATCAATGTCGAGAGCACCAAGCTGTTCGATTCCGGCCTCGCCGCCGACGTCAAGAACCAGGGCACGCTCGACCGCCAGACCTCCGTCTACTCCACCGCCGCCGACCAAGCCCAGTACGACTCCGCCTATGCGGCCGCGCTCGCCACCGGCGGCACCGACATCGCCGCCAACGCCGCCGGCCAGGCCGCCGTGACGAACACGACGCCCACCAAGATCGACAATGTTTCCGCCTTCAATCTCGACATTACGGCTTCCGGCGTGACCGATGACATCATCACCCAGATGATCGGCAAGATCGACAATGTCATGAGCCAGCTGACCGACCAGGCCACCATCCTCGGCGCCGCCAAGAGCTCAATCGATCTGCAGAAGACCTTCACGCAAAGCCTGATGGACTCCATCGACCGCGGCGTCGGCCAGCTCGTCGATGCCGACATGAACAAGGAATCGACGCGCCTCCAGGCGCTGCAGGTCCAGCAGCAGCTCGGCATCCAGTCGCTGTCGATCGCCAACAGCTCCTCGCAGTCGATCCTGTCGCTCTTCAAGAACGGCTAA
- the fliP gene encoding flagellar type III secretion system pore protein FliP (The bacterial flagellar biogenesis protein FliP forms a type III secretion system (T3SS)-type pore required for flagellar assembly.), whose amino-acid sequence MRKFLLAAALIGATTSIAAAQQLDLGGIGKADGTTVGYIIQMFGLLTVLSVAPGLLIMVTSFTRFVIAFSILRAGIGLQSTPANLILISLSLFMTFYVMAPTFDQAWNTGVKPLMDNQISQTEAFDKISDPFRTFMLHNVRDKDFDLFADLARERGQTVSRDTVDLRILVPAFMISEIRRGFEIGFLIVLPFLVIDLIVATITMAMGMMMLPPTVVSLPFKILFFVLIDGWNLLVGSLVRSFN is encoded by the coding sequence ATGAGAAAGTTCCTTCTCGCCGCGGCGCTGATCGGCGCCACCACATCGATTGCCGCGGCCCAGCAATTGGACCTTGGCGGCATCGGCAAGGCCGACGGCACCACCGTCGGCTACATCATCCAGATGTTCGGCCTGCTGACCGTGCTGTCGGTGGCGCCGGGCCTGCTGATCATGGTGACCAGCTTCACCCGTTTCGTCATCGCCTTCTCGATCCTGCGCGCCGGCATCGGCCTGCAATCGACACCCGCAAACCTTATCCTAATCTCGTTATCGCTGTTCATGACCTTCTACGTCATGGCGCCGACCTTCGACCAGGCCTGGAACACCGGCGTCAAGCCGCTGATGGACAACCAGATCAGCCAGACCGAGGCCTTCGACAAGATCTCGGATCCGTTCCGCACCTTCATGCTGCACAATGTGCGCGATAAGGATTTCGACCTTTTCGCCGACCTCGCCCGCGAGCGTGGGCAGACCGTTTCGCGCGACACCGTCGACCTGCGCATCCTGGTGCCTGCCTTCATGATTTCCGAGATCCGGCGCGGCTTCGAGATCGGCTTCCTGATCGTGCTGCCGTTCCTGGTCATCGACCTGATCGTCGCCACCATCACCATGGCGATGGGCATGATGATGCTGCCGCCCACCGTGGTGTCTCTGCCATTCAAGATCCTGTTCTTCGTGCTGATCGACGGCTGGAACCTGCTCGTCGGCAGCCTGGTGCGCTCGTTCAACTGA
- the flgH gene encoding flagellar basal body L-ring protein FlgH, translating to MIRRMLVLCAVAALSGCGTNLKEVGKEPALSPVGSGIDGGDTGSLYKYPETPRAPVKKFSLWDDRQSRLFTDPRALSQGDILTVRIKINDRANFKNQNDRSRTANRKLGFDISAQWDKIGSTAGKGAGALNSQTDTTADGEIKRSETLELNVAAIVTDVLPNGNLMITGSQEVRVNAELRVLTIAGIVRPADIGAENTIPYERIAEARISYGGRGRITEVQQPAYGQQVLDQVLPF from the coding sequence ATGATCCGCAGAATGCTTGTCCTGTGCGCGGTCGCGGCGCTGTCCGGCTGCGGCACCAACCTCAAGGAAGTCGGCAAGGAACCGGCGCTCTCTCCGGTCGGCTCGGGCATAGACGGCGGCGATACCGGCTCCCTTTACAAATATCCCGAGACGCCACGCGCGCCGGTCAAGAAATTCTCGCTGTGGGACGATCGCCAGAGCCGGCTCTTCACCGACCCACGGGCACTGTCGCAGGGCGACATCCTGACCGTCAGGATCAAGATCAACGACCGCGCCAACTTCAAGAACCAGAATGACAGGAGCCGTACCGCCAACCGCAAGCTCGGCTTCGATATCAGCGCGCAATGGGACAAGATCGGCAGCACTGCCGGCAAAGGCGCTGGAGCACTGAATTCCCAAACCGACACGACCGCCGATGGCGAGATAAAGCGATCCGAGACGTTGGAACTCAACGTGGCGGCCATCGTCACCGACGTCCTGCCCAATGGCAATCTGATGATCACAGGCTCGCAGGAAGTGCGTGTCAACGCCGAACTCAGGGTGCTGACCATCGCCGGCATCGTGCGGCCGGCCGATATCGGCGCCGAGAACACGATCCCCTACGAACGCATCGCCGAAGCGCGCATTTCCTACGGCGGACGCGGCCGTATCACCGAGGTCCAGCAACCCGCCTACGGCCAGCAGGTTCTCGACCAGGTTCTTCCGTTCTAG
- a CDS encoding flagellar basal body-associated FliL family protein, whose protein sequence is MANVEQLQPRKGPSLAVQGAMLLVVTAAAIGMGWMSGGYLKGVGAPSSVPAAPENEGKTAEPAATHEPGTGSTLVVLAPITTNIASPAETWLRMEVSVVYDAPQPPAMSEDIHQDLLAFVRTLKMHQIEGASGYQHLKADLDERASIRSQGHAKQVLIRTLLLE, encoded by the coding sequence GTGGCCAATGTCGAACAGCTTCAGCCTCGCAAGGGTCCTTCCCTTGCCGTCCAGGGCGCCATGCTGCTGGTGGTGACGGCCGCCGCCATCGGCATGGGCTGGATGTCGGGCGGCTATCTCAAGGGTGTCGGCGCACCGTCATCGGTGCCGGCTGCGCCTGAGAATGAGGGCAAGACGGCCGAGCCCGCCGCCACGCATGAACCTGGCACGGGATCGACGCTCGTTGTACTGGCGCCGATCACCACCAACATCGCCTCGCCTGCGGAAACCTGGCTCAGGATGGAAGTGTCGGTGGTCTATGACGCGCCGCAGCCGCCGGCCATGTCGGAAGACATCCATCAGGATCTTCTAGCCTTCGTTCGCACCTTGAAGATGCACCAGATCGAGGGCGCCAGCGGCTACCAGCACCTGAAGGCAGATCTCGACGAACGCGCGTCGATCCGCAGTCAGGGACATGCCAAGCAAGTACTCATCAGGACATTGCTGCTCGAATGA